A stretch of Natronococcus sp. CG52 DNA encodes these proteins:
- a CDS encoding branched-chain amino acid ABC transporter permease, with protein MTREPPVAPDGGEAPEEEFVGGADPGGRPRWLDDIAIIATATLVVYGLFIGLGLAAGLDFNGIVSTLQQVTLLAASFALVALALNLHWGYTGLFNIGIAGFMAVGAYTMALVTAAPDATFPGLGLPLWIGVPAGLVAAALVGFLVSLPALRLRADYFAIVTLAFAEVIRLLYNSSALREFDLLGVEFGTGGGQGMSFPNLRNTISRRIMYVDGDQGAGPTLVGRPFLRAGDALELSPSVVEGWVYTAILVVLVAFAFVVITWIGNSPFGRVLKAIREDELAAQSLGKNTDRVKIKAFVVGCAFMGLAGMVWQGRRGYIDPNLFLPIVTFYIFTALIIGGSGSNTGSVVGALLFAGLLFEGPPFVQRIVDATFDLPRPPTVYDGVVALGDLDPMPLLGYAVGELPNLRFVLFGVVLVVLMIYRPDGILGHRNEPASPIDLTKERPPSERDTPSPQGGEPNE; from the coding sequence GTGACTCGCGAACCGCCCGTCGCGCCGGACGGCGGCGAAGCCCCCGAGGAGGAGTTCGTGGGCGGTGCCGATCCCGGCGGCCGTCCCCGCTGGCTCGACGATATCGCCATCATCGCAACGGCCACGCTCGTGGTGTACGGTCTCTTCATCGGCCTCGGCCTCGCGGCAGGGCTGGACTTCAACGGCATCGTCAGCACGCTCCAGCAGGTGACGCTGCTTGCGGCGTCGTTCGCCCTGGTCGCCCTGGCGCTCAACCTCCACTGGGGCTACACGGGGCTGTTCAACATCGGCATCGCCGGCTTTATGGCTGTCGGCGCCTACACGATGGCGCTGGTGACGGCCGCACCGGACGCCACGTTCCCCGGACTCGGACTGCCGCTGTGGATCGGCGTTCCGGCGGGACTCGTGGCCGCCGCGCTCGTCGGCTTCCTGGTTTCGTTGCCGGCGTTGCGCCTCCGCGCCGACTACTTCGCGATCGTCACCCTGGCGTTCGCGGAGGTGATCCGGCTGCTGTACAACTCGAGCGCGCTCCGGGAGTTCGATCTGCTCGGCGTCGAGTTCGGGACCGGCGGCGGACAGGGAATGTCGTTCCCGAACCTGCGAAACACGATCTCGCGGCGGATTATGTACGTCGACGGGGACCAGGGAGCGGGGCCTACCCTCGTCGGCCGGCCGTTCCTGCGGGCCGGGGACGCGCTGGAGCTGAGCCCGTCAGTCGTCGAGGGGTGGGTGTACACTGCCATCCTGGTGGTGCTGGTCGCGTTCGCGTTCGTGGTCATCACCTGGATTGGCAACTCCCCGTTCGGCAGGGTGTTGAAAGCCATCAGGGAGGACGAACTCGCGGCCCAATCGCTCGGCAAGAACACCGATCGCGTGAAGATCAAGGCGTTCGTGGTCGGGTGCGCGTTCATGGGGCTGGCGGGCATGGTCTGGCAGGGCCGCCGGGGATACATCGACCCAAACCTGTTTCTGCCGATCGTCACGTTCTACATTTTCACCGCGCTGATCATCGGCGGCTCCGGGTCGAACACCGGGAGCGTCGTCGGGGCACTCCTGTTCGCCGGGTTGCTCTTCGAGGGGCCGCCGTTCGTCCAGCGCATCGTGGACGCCACCTTCGACCTGCCGCGGCCCCCGACGGTCTACGACGGAGTGGTCGCGCTCGGTGATCTCGACCCGATGCCGCTGCTTGGGTATGCGGTGGGCGAGCTCCCGAACCTCCGGTTCGTCCTCTTCGGCGTGGTTCTCGTCGTCCTGATGATCTACCGCCCGGACGGGATACTCGGCCACCGGAACGAACCCGCATCGCCGATCGACCTGACGAAAGAGCGACCGCCGAGCGAACGCGATACTCCCTCGCCGCAGGGAGGTGAGCCGAATGAGTGA
- a CDS encoding ABC transporter ATP-binding protein, whose product MSESAVVDGERAETVVLRVSNLEKRFGGIVAVDGAGFEVKRGTITGLIGPNGAGKSTVFNLITGVYKLDSGRVIFEGEDVTGLQPHQLVDRGLVRTFQISRMLSGMTVLENMLLAFDDQLGESLWCTVVPSVRRSIVEQERELLERAWETLELFEIDHLAHEDASNLSGGQRKLLELARALLTDPEMLLLDEPMAGVNPTLEKKLLERIHELRSQGYTFLLVEHDMDVIMNNCETVIVMHQGRVLSRGSPQEIQEDERVIDAYLGGEI is encoded by the coding sequence ATGAGTGAATCGGCCGTCGTCGACGGGGAGCGAGCGGAGACGGTCGTGCTCCGCGTTTCGAACCTCGAGAAGCGATTCGGTGGGATCGTGGCAGTCGACGGCGCCGGTTTCGAGGTCAAGCGGGGGACGATAACGGGACTTATCGGTCCGAACGGGGCCGGCAAGTCGACGGTGTTCAACCTGATCACCGGCGTCTACAAACTGGATTCCGGTCGGGTGATCTTCGAGGGCGAGGACGTAACTGGATTGCAACCACACCAGCTGGTGGATCGCGGGCTGGTACGAACCTTCCAGATCAGCCGGATGCTCAGCGGGATGACCGTGCTCGAGAACATGCTACTGGCGTTCGACGACCAGCTCGGCGAGTCCCTCTGGTGCACGGTCGTGCCCAGCGTTCGTCGATCGATCGTCGAACAGGAGCGAGAGTTGCTCGAGCGCGCCTGGGAGACGCTCGAACTGTTCGAGATCGATCACCTGGCCCACGAGGACGCGTCGAACCTCTCGGGCGGGCAGCGAAAGCTCCTCGAACTCGCCCGGGCGCTCCTGACGGACCCGGAGATGTTGTTACTCGACGAGCCGATGGCCGGCGTCAACCCCACGCTCGAGAAGAAACTCCTCGAGCGCATCCACGAACTCAGATCGCAGGGATACACCTTTCTCCTCGTCGAGCACGACATGGACGTCATCATGAACAACTGCGAGACGGTGATCGTCATGCATCAGGGTCGGGTGCTCTCGCGTGGCTCTCCCCAAGAGATACAGGAGGACGAACGCGTCATCGATGCCTATCTCGGGGGCGAGATCTGA